From Virgibacillus natechei, the proteins below share one genomic window:
- a CDS encoding ABC transporter ATP-binding protein, with amino-acid sequence MPNPLLEVKGLKKYFDINGGVFGRKVGEVKAVDGVSFAVMEGEILGIVGESGCGKSTAGKSILRLMEPTEGEVRFEDRNITNLNPEEMRQLRRDMQIIFQDPYASLNPRHTVEKIINEPLLIHSELSSEQRKERVQELLEIVGLSAYHASRYPHQFSGGQRQRIGIARALANNPKLIICDEPVSALDVSVQSQILNLMEELRDEFNLTYVFIAHDLSVVKHISDRVGVMYLGRMVELTTKDKLYDEPKHPYTQALLSAVPSPDPDVPRDRVILKGDVPSPANPPAGCAFHTRCPQAMDICKQVRPQFEEIEDNHFVACHLYGDVQ; translated from the coding sequence ATGCCGAATCCACTATTAGAAGTTAAAGGCTTAAAAAAATATTTCGATATAAATGGTGGCGTTTTTGGGAGGAAAGTAGGGGAAGTAAAAGCAGTGGATGGTGTTTCATTCGCGGTCATGGAAGGAGAAATCCTTGGAATAGTAGGAGAATCAGGCTGTGGAAAATCTACAGCAGGTAAATCAATTCTGCGCCTAATGGAGCCAACTGAAGGAGAAGTAAGGTTCGAGGATCGAAACATAACCAATTTAAACCCTGAAGAAATGCGACAGTTAAGACGTGATATGCAGATTATATTCCAGGATCCGTATGCTTCCCTGAACCCGAGGCATACGGTTGAAAAAATAATTAATGAGCCACTGTTAATTCACAGTGAACTTTCGTCTGAACAACGAAAAGAGCGTGTTCAGGAATTATTGGAGATTGTAGGTTTAAGTGCTTATCACGCCTCTAGGTATCCACATCAATTCAGCGGGGGACAAAGACAGCGAATAGGCATTGCTCGGGCATTGGCGAATAATCCGAAACTAATCATTTGTGATGAACCTGTTTCTGCCTTAGATGTATCTGTTCAATCCCAAATATTGAACTTGATGGAAGAGCTTCGAGATGAATTTAATTTGACGTATGTTTTTATTGCGCATGACCTTAGTGTGGTGAAACACATAAGTGATCGGGTTGGTGTGATGTATTTAGGTAGGATGGTTGAATTAACAACGAAAGATAAATTATATGATGAACCGAAACATCCATATACACAAGCTCTTTTATCGGCTGTACCTTCGCCAGATCCCGATGTCCCCAGGGACCGCGTTATATTAAAGGGGGATGTACCAAGTCCTGCGAACCCACCTGCTGGCTGTGCATTTCACACAAGATGCCCACAAGCAATGGATATTTGTAAGCAGGTCAGGCCACAGTTTGAAGAGATTGAGGATAATCATTTTGTTGCATGCCACCTTTATGGTGACGTGCAATAG
- a CDS encoding ABC transporter substrate-binding protein yields MKLKYSFLFALMLAFILVLAACSGDGGADSASSEEEDGVEEEGDAEESDDDADSEADTEADGDQVLLFARGGDSESLDPSSTTDGESSRVTVQVLESLLQFEEDSFELQPGLAHDWDVSGDGLNYTFYLEEGVTFHDGTDFNADAVKTNFERWSDPEHEYGFADDNYVYSMYGTMFGGFKGDDGHVIDEINVVNDHEIEFVLSQPLGFFLQNMGMSYFGITSPAAFEEFGPEINENPVGTGPFEFVSWSKDDSIVLEKNEDYRIDGLPHLDQVVFEVVPDNAARLIALRSGEIDIMDGLNPDDAAGIESEEGLELFTRAENNIGYLGFNVEKEPLDNPDLRHAINYAIDKQAIADALYAGYANTAKNPLPPSYMGYNDDVEAYEYDLDKAEELLAEAGYEDGLEIELWTMPVARPYMPDPETTAEIVQNNLADIGIDVTIVREEWAPYLDKTMDGEHEMYMLGWSGTNGDPDYFLSSLLHGDNIGSSNREFYENPEVDDLLDEAKRSVDQDERAAFYQEAQALISEDSPMVTLVHSTPVLATSSNVLNYVPHPSTSEPLTEVELTN; encoded by the coding sequence ATGAAGTTGAAGTATTCATTTTTATTTGCTCTAATGCTTGCTTTTATTTTAGTACTTGCAGCATGTAGTGGAGATGGTGGAGCAGATTCTGCTTCATCAGAGGAAGAGGATGGAGTGGAAGAAGAGGGTGACGCTGAAGAAAGTGATGACGATGCAGATTCAGAAGCTGACACAGAAGCAGACGGGGACCAAGTTCTATTATTTGCCCGTGGCGGTGATTCTGAAAGTTTAGACCCATCGAGTACGACAGATGGTGAGTCATCTCGTGTGACCGTTCAAGTACTGGAAAGTTTACTACAATTTGAAGAAGATTCATTTGAACTGCAACCAGGGTTAGCGCATGACTGGGATGTTTCAGGTGATGGTTTAAACTATACGTTCTATTTGGAGGAAGGTGTCACTTTCCACGATGGGACGGACTTTAACGCCGATGCAGTAAAAACAAACTTTGAACGTTGGTCAGATCCGGAGCATGAATATGGATTTGCGGATGATAATTATGTGTACTCCATGTATGGAACCATGTTCGGTGGTTTCAAAGGAGATGATGGGCACGTAATTGATGAGATCAATGTTGTAAATGATCATGAAATAGAATTTGTTTTATCACAACCATTAGGTTTCTTCTTACAAAATATGGGCATGAGTTATTTTGGGATAACTTCTCCGGCAGCTTTTGAAGAATTTGGACCCGAAATTAACGAAAACCCGGTAGGAACTGGGCCGTTTGAATTTGTTAGCTGGAGCAAAGATGATTCGATTGTTCTGGAAAAAAATGAGGATTATCGTATTGATGGATTACCACATCTTGATCAAGTAGTCTTCGAAGTGGTACCTGATAATGCGGCACGTTTGATTGCACTTCGTTCAGGTGAGATAGATATCATGGATGGATTGAATCCAGATGATGCTGCAGGAATTGAATCCGAAGAAGGGTTAGAATTGTTTACACGTGCAGAGAATAATATTGGCTATTTAGGTTTTAATGTTGAGAAAGAACCATTAGATAATCCGGATTTGCGTCATGCGATTAATTATGCAATTGATAAACAAGCAATTGCTGACGCACTATATGCTGGGTACGCAAATACTGCTAAAAATCCACTTCCACCTAGTTATATGGGATATAACGATGATGTGGAAGCCTATGAATATGATCTCGACAAAGCAGAGGAATTACTGGCAGAAGCTGGTTACGAGGATGGTCTAGAGATTGAACTCTGGACAATGCCTGTAGCAAGACCGTATATGCCAGATCCAGAGACAACTGCTGAAATTGTTCAAAATAATTTAGCAGACATAGGAATTGATGTAACGATCGTGCGAGAAGAATGGGCTCCTTATCTTGATAAGACAATGGATGGGGAACATGAAATGTATATGCTTGGTTGGTCAGGAACAAATGGAGATCCGGATTATTTCTTAAGTAGTTTACTACATGGAGATAATATAGGTAGTAGTAACAGAGAGTTTTATGAGAATCCTGAAGTGGATGACTTGTTAGACGAAGCAAAAAGATCGGTTGATCAAGATGAACGCGCAGCATTTTATCAAGAAGCTCAGGCGCTAATTTCAGAAGATTCACCAATGGTGACATTAGTCCATTCTACTCCTGTTTTAGCAACTTCTAGTAATGTATTAAATTATGTACCACATCCTTCAACAAGTGAACCATTAACAGAAGTAGAGTTAACGAACTAA
- the rapZ gene encoding RNase adapter RapZ translates to MRNGEQETKLVIITGMSGAGKTVAVQSFEDLGYYCVDNLPPTLLPKFLELMKDSTNNIRKVALVMDLRGREFFDSLFEALDVLGEEDWLQEHILFLDAKDESLVSRYKETRRSHPLAVEGLPLNGIQQEREILDELRGRSQRIIDTTNLKPKELREKIVEKYTEEKQETFSVHMVSFGFKYGLPIDADLVFDVRFLPNPHYVPHMKSLTGLNTEVSSYVFKWADTQKFIEKVLDLLQFMLPQYKKEGKSQLVVAIGCTGGQHRSVTLAEHFTKELSSNYITHVSHRDIDKRKGH, encoded by the coding sequence ATGAGAAATGGAGAACAGGAAACAAAATTAGTCATTATCACTGGGATGTCTGGGGCCGGAAAAACGGTCGCGGTTCAAAGCTTCGAGGATTTAGGGTATTATTGTGTGGATAATTTACCACCGACCCTGCTGCCAAAATTTCTCGAACTAATGAAAGACTCGACAAACAATATTCGAAAAGTTGCACTTGTAATGGATTTACGTGGGCGTGAATTCTTTGATTCATTATTTGAGGCGTTAGATGTCTTAGGGGAAGAAGACTGGCTTCAAGAGCATATCCTTTTTCTTGATGCGAAGGATGAATCACTTGTGAGCAGATATAAGGAAACAAGGCGTTCGCATCCATTAGCAGTGGAGGGTTTACCTTTAAATGGAATTCAACAGGAACGTGAAATTTTGGATGAATTAAGAGGAAGATCCCAACGTATTATTGATACGACTAATTTAAAGCCGAAAGAATTACGAGAAAAAATAGTTGAAAAATATACAGAGGAAAAACAAGAAACATTTTCTGTTCACATGGTTTCATTTGGGTTTAAATACGGCTTGCCAATCGATGCTGATTTAGTATTTGATGTTAGGTTTTTACCAAATCCGCATTATGTCCCACATATGAAGTCTCTAACAGGATTGAATACTGAGGTTTCGTCCTATGTTTTTAAGTGGGCGGATACACAGAAATTCATTGAAAAAGTGCTTGATCTACTACAGTTTATGCTTCCGCAATATAAAAAAGAAGGAAAGTCACAGCTTGTGGTTGCTATAGGATGCACAGGAGGACAGCATCGATCTGTAACACTGGCAGAACACTTCACAAAAGAACTATCTTCTAATTATATAACACATGTTAGCCATCGTGATATAGATAAAAGAAAGGGACATTAG
- the whiA gene encoding DNA-binding protein WhiA, which translates to MSFASEIKKELTGMELGDKACIESELAALIRMNGAVSVSRDDYVLDVQTENAAIARRIYTLIKSIYKIPVELLVRKKMKLKKNNVYIVRLKEDVRILLSEMDILRDPYTLVRSISKKYIEGHELRRSYLRGAFLAGGSINNPETSSYHLEIFNFHKEHNDSLCELINEFDLRARTLERKNGYIVYIKEAEKMTEFLNIIGAHNALFKFEDVRIIRDMRNSVNRLVNCETANLNKTIGAAFRQIENIKLIENTVGIDQLPEKLQEIATLRVQHQELSLKELGEHVSSGKISKSGVNHRLKKIDEFANKIKQGQLL; encoded by the coding sequence TTGTCCTTTGCATCTGAAATAAAGAAAGAATTAACAGGCATGGAATTAGGCGATAAGGCCTGTATAGAATCAGAGCTTGCGGCATTAATTCGAATGAATGGAGCTGTCTCTGTTTCAAGAGATGACTATGTGCTTGATGTACAAACTGAAAATGCTGCAATCGCCCGTAGAATCTATACGTTAATTAAATCCATTTATAAAATTCCTGTTGAATTATTAGTACGTAAAAAAATGAAACTAAAAAAGAATAATGTCTATATTGTGCGATTGAAGGAAGATGTACGGATTCTTTTATCGGAAATGGATATATTGCGAGATCCATATACACTAGTACGGTCCATATCAAAAAAGTACATAGAAGGGCATGAGTTAAGAAGATCCTATTTGCGTGGAGCGTTTCTTGCAGGTGGATCGATAAACAATCCTGAAACATCATCTTATCATTTAGAGATCTTTAATTTTCATAAAGAGCATAATGATTCCTTATGTGAATTGATAAACGAGTTTGATCTTCGAGCACGGACATTGGAACGAAAAAATGGCTATATTGTTTACATTAAGGAAGCTGAGAAGATGACAGAGTTCTTAAATATAATCGGAGCACATAATGCATTGTTTAAATTTGAGGATGTCCGCATCATTCGTGATATGCGTAATTCGGTGAATCGCCTGGTAAATTGTGAGACAGCAAACTTAAATAAAACAATTGGTGCAGCATTTCGGCAAATTGAAAATATCAAGTTAATTGAAAATACGGTAGGAATTGATCAATTACCAGAAAAACTACAGGAAATTGCGACGTTACGTGTGCAGCATCAGGAATTGTCATTAAAGGAATTAGGGGAACACGTATCAAGCGGGAAAATCTCAAAATCCGGTGTTAATCACCGATTAAAGAAGATCGATGAATTTGCAAATAAAATTAAGCAAGGGCAGTTGTTATAA
- a CDS encoding gluconeogenesis factor YvcK family protein: MSQVNHPRVVVIGGGTGMPVLLRGLKELPIHLTALVTVADDGGSTGRLREEMEIPAPGDIRNVIAALSDAEPMLLELFQHRFAVGNGLSGHSMGNLLLAAMTSVTGNFNTGIKEISRVLNVKGKIYPISNENMALHAQMVDGTIISGESNIPLSNKQIEKVFLSPQPINPLPNAVRAIEKADLVVIAPGSLYTSILPAMIMPQMDEAIRNTKGKVVYVCNVMTQAGETTSYTASEHVQAIINHVGKGSVNSIVVHNEPIEKTVRAVYAEENAEPVVYDTDRLLEMGLQIIEGDIIDHSKPTLRHDTTKISKLLYSIIETE; encoded by the coding sequence ATGAGTCAAGTTAATCATCCACGAGTCGTTGTGATAGGTGGGGGGACTGGTATGCCTGTTCTTTTACGCGGATTAAAAGAACTGCCCATTCACTTAACAGCACTTGTAACGGTAGCTGATGACGGTGGGAGTACAGGAAGACTACGGGAAGAAATGGAAATTCCGGCGCCAGGCGATATACGTAATGTAATAGCTGCGCTGTCTGATGCTGAACCAATGTTACTTGAACTTTTTCAGCACCGATTTGCAGTAGGTAATGGTTTATCCGGCCATTCAATGGGTAATTTATTATTAGCTGCCATGACGTCTGTTACTGGTAATTTTAATACAGGTATTAAAGAGATATCCCGCGTATTAAATGTAAAAGGAAAAATATACCCCATATCGAATGAAAATATGGCCTTACATGCACAAATGGTGGATGGGACCATTATATCTGGTGAATCCAATATTCCTCTTTCGAATAAACAAATAGAAAAGGTATTCCTTAGCCCACAGCCAATTAATCCATTGCCTAATGCAGTTCGGGCAATCGAAAAAGCTGATTTAGTTGTGATTGCACCAGGAAGTTTGTATACCAGTATCCTACCAGCCATGATCATGCCACAAATGGACGAAGCAATCAGAAACACCAAAGGGAAAGTAGTTTATGTCTGTAATGTCATGACTCAGGCTGGTGAAACAACAAGTTATACAGCTTCCGAGCATGTCCAAGCAATCATCAACCACGTTGGAAAAGGAAGTGTGAATTCGATCGTTGTGCATAACGAACCAATTGAAAAAACAGTCCGTGCTGTCTATGCAGAAGAAAATGCTGAACCAGTCGTTTATGATACGGATCGTCTACTCGAGATGGGGTTGCAGATAATCGAAGGAGATATTATTGACCATTCAAAACCGACCTTAAGGCACGATACTACAAAAATTTCTAAATTACTTTACTCCATTATAGAAACAGAATAA
- the clpP gene encoding ATP-dependent Clp endopeptidase proteolytic subunit ClpP, translating to MNLIPTVIEQTNRGERAYDIYSRLLKDRIIMLGSGIDDNVANSIVAQLLFLEADDPDKDISLYINSPGGSITAGMAIFDTMQFIKPNVSTICTGMAASMGAFLLAAGEKGKRYALPNSEVMIHQPLGGTQGQATDIEIHAKRIVEMKRKMNVILAERTGQPMEVVERDTERDNFMTAEKSVEYGLIDKILERNNTEK from the coding sequence ATGAATTTAATACCTACAGTTATTGAACAAACCAACCGAGGAGAACGCGCATATGATATTTACTCACGATTATTAAAAGATCGTATTATTATGCTTGGAAGTGGAATCGATGATAATGTTGCGAACTCAATCGTAGCACAATTGCTTTTCCTTGAGGCTGACGATCCAGATAAGGATATTTCACTTTATATCAACTCACCAGGAGGATCCATCACGGCTGGTATGGCAATATTTGATACGATGCAATTCATTAAACCTAATGTATCAACAATCTGTACTGGAATGGCAGCATCAATGGGCGCATTCCTGTTAGCTGCAGGTGAAAAAGGAAAACGTTACGCACTTCCAAATAGTGAAGTAATGATTCACCAACCATTAGGCGGTACACAGGGTCAGGCAACGGATATCGAAATCCATGCAAAACGTATCGTTGAAATGAAAAGAAAAATGAATGTGATTCTTGCTGAGCGTACCGGGCAACCAATGGAAGTAGTTGAACGTGATACGGAACGTGATAACTTTATGACTGCTGAAAAATCAGTTGAGTATGGTTTGATTGATAAGATCTTAGAACGTAATAATACCGAAAAATAA
- a CDS encoding 8-oxo-dGTP diphosphatase: MQRVTNCIVIDNDHILLLKKPRRGWYAIPGGKMERGESIKESVVREYREETALNIHQPELMGTFTFSIFSSGSFIQEWMMFTFVCHSYDGDLIEHCAEGELEWVQLDHIKSLPMAEGDRKIFEHVLSSSEKQLYGTFSYTEDYELLDLRLDASTL, from the coding sequence ATGCAGCGAGTGACTAACTGCATAGTAATAGATAACGATCATATATTATTATTAAAAAAACCACGCCGTGGCTGGTATGCGATTCCAGGTGGAAAGATGGAACGAGGGGAATCCATAAAAGAATCGGTAGTGAGAGAGTATAGAGAAGAGACAGCCTTGAATATTCATCAGCCTGAATTAATGGGGACATTTACATTCTCCATATTTAGCTCAGGTAGCTTTATTCAAGAATGGATGATGTTTACGTTTGTTTGTCATTCTTATGATGGAGACTTAATTGAGCATTGCGCAGAAGGTGAATTAGAATGGGTACAGCTTGATCATATAAAAAGTCTACCAATGGCAGAGGGCGATCGGAAAATTTTTGAACATGTTCTGTCCTCTTCCGAAAAACAGTTGTATGGTACCTTTTCATATACAGAAGATTACGAACTGCTTGATTTGCGTTTGGATGCTTCGACACTTTAA
- a CDS encoding shikimate kinase: MDTDEDLLREKDLVLIGFMGVGKTTIGRALANKLQWDFIDIDEEIEKTYSMPTSQIFQTIGEDAFRAKEKDMIKNYTGIEKLKIISVGGGAFLQDETKKLCLSECIVIFLDISWEVWQDRISLLVDSRPVLQGKTIDEMEKLFYDRQSTYKDHHFRVKTDDYSIDETADFIVDSILKK, encoded by the coding sequence ATGGATACTGATGAGGATTTGCTTAGAGAGAAAGATCTTGTGTTGATAGGGTTTATGGGTGTTGGTAAAACGACGATTGGTAGAGCATTGGCCAACAAATTACAATGGGATTTTATAGACATAGACGAAGAAATTGAAAAAACATACAGCATGCCAACTTCTCAAATATTCCAAACGATAGGAGAGGATGCCTTTCGCGCCAAAGAAAAAGATATGATTAAAAATTACACAGGCATTGAAAAACTAAAAATCATTTCTGTTGGCGGTGGAGCTTTTTTACAAGATGAAACGAAGAAACTCTGTTTATCGGAATGTATTGTGATCTTCCTGGATATCTCATGGGAGGTATGGCAAGATAGAATTAGTTTACTAGTCGATAGTAGGCCGGTGTTACAAGGAAAAACCATTGATGAAATGGAGAAGCTATTTTATGATAGGCAATCTACTTACAAGGATCACCATTTCAGGGTGAAAACCGATGATTATTCAATTGATGAAACGGCTGACTTCATTGTTGACTCTATCCTAAAGAAGTAG
- a CDS encoding ABC transporter ATP-binding protein — MSHSDVVLELNDLHTHFFTDAGEIPAVDGVSINVHKGEVVGIVGESGCGKSVTSLSIMHLVPRPPGRIVNGEINFKGENLAHATEARMKKIRGNEISMIFQEPMTSLDPLFTIGNQMGEAIRLHQKMSKKEARRKSIDMLKLVEIPRPEAIIDEYPHQLSGGMRQRVMIAMSMSCDPELLIADEPTTALDVTIQAQILDLMRSLNKEKDTAILLITHDLGVVAEICDRVTVMYSGQVVEEGTMREILKDPKHPYSKGLIRSLPKIHEREQKLYSIPGTVPKPKMERIGCHFAPRCEFAFDRCFGESPKLYSLGNNRVSRCFLYDEKGGKEGAEAENAESTIRS, encoded by the coding sequence ATGTCACATTCAGACGTCGTTCTGGAATTAAACGATTTGCATACACATTTTTTTACAGATGCTGGTGAAATCCCTGCTGTAGATGGTGTTAGTATAAACGTACATAAAGGTGAAGTGGTTGGTATAGTTGGTGAGTCAGGGTGTGGGAAAAGTGTAACATCTTTATCTATTATGCATTTGGTACCTCGTCCACCAGGTAGAATTGTTAATGGTGAAATTAATTTTAAAGGAGAAAATCTCGCTCATGCAACGGAAGCTCGTATGAAGAAAATACGTGGAAACGAGATATCCATGATTTTTCAAGAACCAATGACCTCTTTGGACCCATTATTTACGATAGGCAATCAGATGGGAGAAGCAATTCGTCTTCATCAAAAAATGAGTAAGAAAGAAGCGCGTCGTAAATCAATCGATATGTTAAAGCTAGTGGAAATACCACGACCAGAAGCTATTATCGACGAATATCCACATCAATTATCCGGTGGAATGAGACAGCGTGTGATGATTGCGATGTCGATGTCCTGTGATCCAGAATTATTAATTGCTGATGAGCCAACGACAGCATTGGATGTCACCATTCAAGCACAAATATTGGATTTAATGCGAAGTTTAAATAAAGAAAAAGATACTGCTATTTTATTAATCACTCATGATTTAGGGGTTGTTGCGGAAATTTGTGATCGAGTTACGGTCATGTATTCTGGTCAGGTTGTGGAAGAAGGTACAATGAGAGAAATTTTAAAAGATCCAAAGCATCCGTACTCCAAGGGCCTAATTCGTTCCTTGCCTAAAATTCACGAAAGGGAGCAAAAACTTTATTCGATTCCAGGTACTGTACCTAAGCCCAAGATGGAACGGATTGGCTGCCATTTTGCACCTCGCTGTGAGTTTGCTTTTGATCGTTGTTTCGGGGAAAGTCCAAAGCTTTATTCCCTAGGAAATAATCGCGTAAGTCGTTGCTTCTTATACGATGAGAAGGGCGGAAAGGAAGGAGCTGAGGCAGAAAATGCCGAATCCACTATTAGAAGTTAA
- a CDS encoding ABC transporter permease, protein MFAYIMRRLLMLIPVLIGMTLITFSIVHLIPGNPAQVILGETATAEAIEDLEETMGINEPYPIQYGIYVTDLLQGDLGTSLRSKSEISSEIWPYIAATFELTFFAIIFAVFIGVNAGIISAWKQNSWFDFLAMFFALVGVSMPVFWLALMEQWVFAQELGWLPAYGRENSRDPIAPITYFYVLDSLIHLDFSRVITSLRHLVLPSIALGTIPMAIIARMTRSSMLEVMNSDYIRTVRAKGSGQFMIIYKHALKNATIPVVTVIGLQTGVLLGGAILTETIFSWPGIGRYVYEAISYRDYPVIQSGILVIAVIFVFINLIVDILYKLIDPRINY, encoded by the coding sequence ATGTTTGCCTATATTATGCGCCGTTTATTAATGCTCATTCCTGTTTTAATTGGGATGACATTAATCACATTCTCTATCGTACATCTTATACCAGGGAATCCAGCACAGGTAATATTAGGGGAAACGGCAACAGCAGAAGCCATCGAAGACTTGGAAGAAACGATGGGGATTAATGAGCCTTATCCTATTCAATATGGTATTTACGTAACGGATTTGCTTCAAGGGGACTTAGGAACTTCCCTACGATCAAAATCAGAAATAAGCAGTGAAATATGGCCCTACATAGCTGCTACCTTTGAGTTAACTTTTTTTGCTATTATATTTGCCGTTTTTATCGGTGTTAATGCTGGGATTATAAGCGCATGGAAGCAAAATTCGTGGTTTGATTTTCTAGCAATGTTTTTTGCACTAGTCGGTGTATCGATGCCGGTTTTTTGGTTAGCATTAATGGAACAGTGGGTTTTTGCCCAGGAGCTTGGCTGGCTTCCAGCATACGGAAGGGAAAATAGTAGAGACCCGATAGCCCCAATTACGTATTTTTACGTATTAGATTCACTCATTCATCTGGATTTTTCCAGAGTTATAACGAGTTTAAGGCATTTAGTCTTACCAAGTATTGCTTTAGGTACGATTCCAATGGCAATTATCGCTAGAATGACACGTTCCAGTATGCTTGAGGTGATGAATTCAGATTATATTCGAACAGTCCGTGCAAAAGGGTCGGGTCAATTTATGATCATTTACAAGCATGCATTAAAAAATGCTACCATCCCAGTTGTAACGGTTATTGGCTTACAAACAGGCGTACTCTTGGGCGGCGCTATTCTAACCGAGACTATCTTTAGTTGGCCTGGTATCGGAAGGTATGTTTATGAAGCAATAAGTTATCGGGATTATCCAGTCATTCAGTCAGGTATTCTTGTCATCGCGGTTATTTTTGTATTTATTAATTTAATTGTTGATATACTTTATAAACTTATTGATCCACGGATTAACTATTAA
- a CDS encoding HPr family phosphocarrier protein, whose translation MVEKSIKVELDTGLQARPAALFVQEANRYAADLFLEKEGKRVNAKSIMGLMSLAVTRRETITIIAEGHDEEEALNHLITFVSSS comes from the coding sequence ATGGTTGAGAAATCTATCAAAGTAGAATTGGATACAGGCTTGCAAGCAAGACCGGCAGCGTTATTTGTTCAAGAAGCAAACCGGTACGCAGCAGATCTTTTTCTTGAAAAAGAGGGAAAAAGAGTCAATGCGAAAAGCATTATGGGACTAATGAGCTTAGCTGTAACGAGGAGAGAGACGATTACAATCATTGCTGAAGGCCATGATGAAGAAGAAGCATTAAATCATTTAATTACCTTTGTATCCAGTTCATAA
- a CDS encoding ABC transporter permease, translated as MKTKEKRSEQQVANPAKSGQQLDTEEIEAISPWKDTLKQLRKNRFAFAGVIIIVFFICLGLFAPLLTSSGYEDQELANRLQSPSAEHWLGTDDLGRDIFTRIAYGARVSLQVGFFAVTGALVFGTLLGIVAGYFGRWIDMIISRIFDILLAFPSILLAIAVVAILGASLQNALIAIAIINIPIFGRLVRSKVISLREEEYIMAAKAQGMKNGRILLHHILPNSAAPIIVQSTLGFGTAILEAAALGFLGLGAQAPTPEWGKMLADSRDFIQLAPWTLIVPGVAIMLVVLGFNLIGDGLRDALDPKMKN; from the coding sequence ATGAAGACAAAAGAAAAACGATCAGAACAGCAAGTAGCAAACCCTGCAAAAAGTGGTCAGCAATTGGATACAGAAGAAATTGAAGCGATTTCTCCCTGGAAGGATACATTGAAACAGTTACGGAAAAATCGCTTTGCATTTGCGGGAGTCATTATAATTGTTTTTTTTATATGTCTTGGGTTATTTGCACCGCTTCTAACCTCTTCAGGATATGAGGATCAGGAGCTTGCTAATAGATTACAGTCACCATCCGCTGAGCATTGGCTTGGAACGGATGATCTTGGACGAGACATATTTACACGAATAGCTTATGGGGCAAGAGTCTCTCTCCAAGTAGGCTTTTTTGCTGTAACAGGTGCTTTAGTCTTTGGGACGTTATTGGGGATTGTGGCCGGGTATTTCGGCCGCTGGATTGACATGATTATATCACGTATATTTGATATATTACTTGCATTTCCAAGCATTCTATTAGCCATTGCAGTTGTAGCTATTTTAGGAGCTTCTTTGCAAAATGCATTAATTGCAATTGCCATAATAAATATTCCTATTTTCGGTAGACTAGTTCGCTCGAAAGTAATTAGCCTACGTGAGGAAGAATATATCATGGCAGCAAAAGCACAGGGAATGAAGAATGGACGAATTTTATTACATCATATATTACCAAACAGCGCAGCCCCGATTATTGTTCAATCAACCCTTGGATTTGGAACAGCTATTTTAGAAGCGGCGGCTTTAGGGTTTCTTGGACTGGGAGCACAGGCACCGACTCCAGAATGGGGAAAAATGCTTGCAGACTCACGTGATTTTATTCAGTTGGCTCCTTGGACGCTAATTGTACCTGGTGTAGCT